GCTGTGAGTGTAGAAGAGAGTTGTCTCAGCTGTCTAATAAGTCTACAAAACATGTTGTCAATGAGATGTGTTCAACAGCAACTCCAAGGTACCACCACATCACACGGAAAACATTAGAGGAGAGCGTTCTCTCCTCGATAGACACTACAAATGAGCAACGCTGTGGGTGTGTATTGGTAAAACTTCTACCCCTAAAAGAAACTATCTAAGGATATACTATGGGAGAAAACTCTttgagaggaagaaaaaaacaatgTGAGAGAAATACCAGTAGTCTACCCATGAAAGCCAGTAACCGTATGACCAAGAGATCACAATAAAAAACATCTGTCAACACACTTCATTGCCATGCCACCACACCAGTCTCCGCTGCTATGAGCCGCTTTAACTACCAGCTACCAAACAACAATGCAAAATACAAAAAATTACAGACACACAACCATACTCTTACACAAAATCTCACACCTATTTTTTAGAATACACACCCTTTTCCGTTCTCCTTTTATATAACCCCACTTCCCACCCTTTTCcctatccaccaccacttgtACCACCCACCCTCTTTGTCCGACTCCACCGCCGAatttccctctcccttgcCCATTCCTCCCATTTGGCCTTCCTCCACTAAAGTAGCCCCCCATGCAactcccccaacaacccctcaaactccttcctcgccctcttcctttCCACTTCCCCCACAtcctccaacaactccccctcctccttccccctgaTAATCCCCCACGCCCTCCTAAACTCATCCCTGATCTTGACAATCCCCTGGTGCGTCACCGTCCTGGCAACATTGTGATCCGTCTCAAACGGGTCCTCCACCGCAAACAAAAACCTGAGCCTGACTTCCTTTacttcaccaccgccaccaccaccaggagtcccaacaccactaccaccaccgcccggAGACAAAACCCCCCCTGCCGgactctccaccaccgtcttcgCCCCCGTCCACCCCTTCTCAACCTTGCTCATGAACCCCCCCTGCCTCCTCAAACAAATCACATCCCTTCCCCAATCAAAACCCTTCCCCGTCCTGTGGTTATTATGGGCATAATACTCGAAAAAgcccctcaacaacatccccaaACTCTCCCTGTTCATCGTCAGCTCGTTGCCCTTCGCCAGCCTCTCAATCTGCGCCTCGTCTCGCCAAAAGTGGATGGGGTACCCCTTGCACATCTGTGGCGGCTGCCCAGACGGGCCGAGGAGCTGCAAGTTAGGCACCACAAACGGCCGCGCAACGTTGATAAGGTAGTGCAGCATCATGATCGCATACCCGTAACTCCCCAGCGTGCCCCGGTAGGGCGAGTTAATTTGCCTCACCTTGGCCCAGTGCTTGACAAACAAGATGAGCGGCCTGACCCTCGGATCGCAGAGGGAGTAGCACCTCAGCAGGGTCGTGTTCTCCACCGCTAGATGAGCAGAGAAGTTGATGTCGCACTGGACGCCTATGTTCGACTTTGGGAACTCGAGACGGTCTCTGTGCAGATCTCGAGGTTGGTTGGGCGGTTCAATGGCTGGGTCCCCCAGCTGCTTGATCGTTGCCATGAGCTCATCGGATTCATCCGGCAGGGGAACAGCCAACTCGCCAGTCTTGTCGTTCTTCGTCATCGGTCCCCGAAGCAGAGCAACATAACACCTCACCAAACTCGCCGCCGGTTCCTGATATTGCCCTTTCTGGAGACACCTCTCATAATCCAGCGCAAGCTGGAGACTCTTGTGTCGTTTCGCCACGGCTCCCAATGTTGAGGCGTAGGGGAATTTCGAAAACTCATCCACCTGCTCGCGAACCTCGCTGTTCCAGATGCCATTGATGTAATGTCGTATAACAATCGGAAGGATCGTGTCCCCAGTTGACGACTCGTCGCACCCGCCCAGCTCAACGAGCAACTGATTCGCCCTTTTGTGAAAAGCCACCACCGGCTCATGCGGCATCTGCGCAAGATGAAGAAGCGCAAGCGACGGAATCCGTTTCAGCGTCTCAACATAGTTCTGGACTTCCTTCTGATACGTCAGCGGATCCTGACCGACATTGCTACGGTGCATGAGGTCCCTCCAGCGTGCCAAGGTGGCAAAAGACCGCCGCTCCAAATTATCGTCTTTTTCTTGTACCGGTCGATCTTCCCACGACTGAGCCAGAATCTCTCCTTCGATCTGGAACAAAACTCCCAACAGGGTCCTCGGCAGTTTCAAGGTGAGAAGTTCGTGTTCGTTCAGATTCCTGGAATTCAACAGCGCCTCCCGCACCTTCTCGTTGGCAACACCCCGCGCAAACGCCAGACAGACCCGATTGAGAGGCTCGATCCACTCGGGCGTCATCGAGGAGACGTTGGTGTGGGTTATGTCGTAGCCGCCGAGCTTTCGAAGAACCTTCTTGGCGGCGTTGTGGTAATTCGTCAGACTCCGTCCATCTTGCTTGAGAGACTCAAGTAGCTGCTTGGGAGTAGATACCGCTTCActttcctcaacaacacGTGCCGGCTGTTGGCTTTCGCTTCCAGGCGcaggaggtggttgtgctTCCTCAGCTCCCCGGATAGGCTCAACCTCGTCATGCGTATCCTCTacatcaacctcggcctCTACCGTTCCCTTTTCCCAgtcctccctttccttcaACAGCGCAACCCGTAACTCCTCTGGCGGCTTCTCACAAATCTTGATAATAGGCACTCTGGTCCGGGTAAGCAGCCTCGCACCCAACCCCATGTCAAGAAAAGCCTTTTCGATCAGCCTCGGTATCGGAGAACCTGATGCCTCTGGTTGAGGGTCCAACAACGGGGCAAACAGGCCCAAGTCCATATCCGCGTCCTTGGTTGCAAACCCAGACATCAGACTTCCAAAACACTTCAGCTGGACACTCTCTCGTGGAAACCACGGTTCGCCGGCTTTTTCGTTCTCGAAATTGGTTATGACATCCCGGACGACCTGCTCAATCCTGACTCGGAAAGCCTCCTTCTCTTGAATCTCAGCGGGATTGATCTCGGCATTTGCAACGACTTCGTTGCAGATGTTCTCCAGATGTTGTGCCTGCGCCAGAACCTCCCTAGTAATGCTAAATGCACTGCCACTACCCACAGTTTGATGACGGTGAGGGTGTGGCGGCTGGTTCCTAAACCGAGGTGACTGAAGGTCGGGCCGCACGGGCGACGGAAGGGCTGGGGTGATGACATCCATGGGATACTGTTCCGCAGGAGGATTCATTTGTTTGGGGCCCTGATAAGATCGTGAGACTTGGTGCCGCGTTTGTGTGAACGGAACGCCGCCTTGACCTGGGTCAGGTGGGAGAAAAGTAGCCGAGTGAGACCGGTAAGCTGGTGCTTCTCCCTGCAAAACACCATCGTTGCCTTCAGGTCCCTGGGCTTGTGGCCATCCATGAGGCTGACCgccaccgctgccgccgccttgcCTCTGGTTAGGTGGGAGGAAAGTAGCTAAGTGAGGCCGGTAAGCTGGTGCTTCTTCCTGTAAAACACCACGACCGTTGCCTTGAGGTCTGTGGTTAGCACGCTGTCCCTGCCAATGGCCGCCTCCCCTGCCTCCACTGCCTCGAGACTGATGGCCATGGCCACCACGCTGCTGTTGGTTGAACGGTTGCTGGTTTTGATAGTGTTGGGAATTCTGCcattgatgctgatgctgaggctgatgctgatgctgatgctgattcTGATGCCGGGACACCGGCTGTGGTAGAATCTGAGGTTGGAATaccggcggtggtggaacTAGAGGCCGAGGGtcgatggggatggtgagttGAGCAGCCAGCTCGCGACGCTGACTCTGGTTCAGACGCTTCTGACGCTTCTGTCCAGACGCATCCACCACGACCTGAGTCTCAGCAATAaccccctgctgctgcggtcCAGCAGTAGACGGGCCTTGACTTGCAATCGTCATATTCCCAAAGCGATCCTCGAGGCCCTGGCCAGGCTGAccagatggaggaggaggttgtgccATTTTCCACACAATGACCCGTCTGAGTTTTGGAACCCCTCGACGGCGTGCCAGTCAATGCTGTGGGTATGGAAAAACGAGGGTTGGCCTCATAGGGCTAGTTAGGGAGAAGGTCGCCGGCGTGGTAGCTTTTGTTGACTAGCTTGGATTCACAATGGCGCCGCGTAGAGCTATACGGGAGTATGTAACCAGCCTTGTTTGGCTTGGTCGAAAAAGTATGAATGAAAGCCGAGTTGGCAGAATTTGCAAACGCGTCTGACAATGCTGGGTAGAAGGTAATGATGATCCCAAAGTAGTAGCTGTTTTGCCAGCCGCAGCAGACTGGTAGAGCCTCTGGAGGAAAGTTGTAGAATTCTCGGTCAAGGTTGTAGAGCAACACTTATTTCATTGCTGGTGAGGGAAACAACTTCAGCGAATGACCCCACTATCGCTGTGAGTTGGGAGCGATTCGGAAAGCGCCAAGGGTTACCGTGCACGGGCCATATCAGCTGGACCTTTGAGACAACCAAGCAGGAAAGTGGTCTTGGATgattattttacttttttttaattgGGCTGCACAAAACGCTGGTCTAGATGTGTCTATCTGCAATGTTCATCACGCTAGATCCGCTACTTCCACCTAAAAGTGATGCCCGTTCACgacaaccttctcctccgcaatCTCCTTGAGCACCTTGTCCAAGAGCCCAGCGCTGGATGCCACGAAGCCCAGGAATGGTGGCGATGGCCGAGTGACCTTACTTCTGTACTCGGGGTGGGCCTGTAAGCCAACAAAGTATGGGTGGTCCTTGAGCTCAAATGCCTCCATGCGGTTGCCAACATCGTCCCGGGCAACGAAGTGGAAGCCCTTGCTctcaagctcatcaaccATGTCAGGGTTGACCTCATAACGATGTCTATGACGCTCGTGTGtcacctcaacacctccgTAGAGGCCACGGAGCTTGCTCCATTCGGTACCGGCCTGGAAGAGAGTTGGCCGTGTGCCAAGTCTCATGGTACCACCCATCTTCCTACAGGTTTGTTAGCTCCATGTCCTGGGACTTTCGTTTTCTCGTTGCACTTACTCCTTGGAGCCCTCGGGCATAAAGATGACAGCCTTGTGCTCGGCGTTGTTGTCAAACTCCTCCGAGGTGGCATTGGGCCTGCTGAGCAAATCCCGGACCGCCTCAATGACGGCAACCTGCAGACCGAGGCAGATACCGAGATAGGGGATCTTCTTTTGACGAGCGAACTTGGCCGTCGCAATCATACCCTCGATACCTCTGTTGCCAAAACCACCGGGCACAATAATCTAGATGGATCTCAGCTaccgaaaaagaaaatcgtCCAAAATTAGGGGGAATACATACCCCCTGAACACTCTCCAGAACAGCCCAAGCGTCCTTGTACTTGGATGGGTCCTTCTTGAGcatggcctcctccaaatGCTCAGAGTCGACATTGATCAGGTTGAGCTTGCGCTTGAGGTGCATGGAAGCGTGCTCAAGCGCCTTGACTACCGACAAGTAGGAGTCCATGTGGGAGGTGTACTTGCCAACCAATGCAAGCTGAACTGGCTGGAGATCCTTGGGGACGTCAATGGTCTTCTTCCAGAGATCCCACAGCTTGGCACCTTCCTCCTTTCTGCTAGCATCCAAAGGAAtcttgtcgagctggagACCCTTGTGCAAAAGCGTGAGCAGACCTTGCTCCTCAAGAAGGACAGGGACCTGGTAGATTGTCTCCATGTCATGCACGCCAATGACCTGGTCGAGGTCAACTTGGCAGCTGAAGGcaatcttcttgatggtggcatcGTCGAGGGAGGCATCACACCGGCAGGCAACAAGGTCTGGCACCAGACCAGAGCTCCGGAGTTGTCTGATGGCGTGCTGGGTGGGCTTGGTCTTCTCCTCTCCGTGGATCAGAGGAACGAAGGAGACGtggatgttgaagaaggaggactCGGGATCTCTGACGAGCTTGTGTCTCAGCTGCACCAGGGCCTCTACGAAAGGCCCAGACTCGAGATCACCAATGGTACCACCCAGCTCGATGATGCAGACATCTGGCGTCGCACCCGAGTCATCGACTGGGATCTTGGCAACCCGCTCAATGGTGTCATTGATCTGCTGGACGATGTGAGGCACGACCTGGACGGTCCGGCCAAGGTAATCTCcccttctctctttctcctaTGGCACAGGAATCATGTCAGACCTGGAAGGGGATGCAGATTTACGATCAGACATACGATGACGGCTTGGTAGACCTTGCCGGttgtgatgttgttgtcccTGGTTAGTTGTATGTCGAGGTATCTGACAAACGTCAGTATCTGGTCTCATGCAAGGAGAGATGAGACGGATACGAGTTACCTCTCATAGTTTCCAAGATCGAGATCAGAttcaccaccatcggcaAGCACGAAGCACTCGCCGTGCCTGAATTACAAGTGTTAGTTATGCGCCGGTTGTCTCGTATTGGGAGCTGGTGGCATACTCTAGAGGCCCCAATGTGCCGGCATCAACATTGAGGTAGGGGTCAATTTTGATGGCCTGGAAGAGAACATGATGAGCCGAGAGCTACTGAATTGGATGAAGTTTTTACAGTAACGCCTACCGTGACCTTGAGACCAGCCGTCTTCAGAAGAAGACCAGACGAGGAGGCTGCGTGTGTGTGTTAGTCGAGGAGACAGCAGAAAGCAGGCGACGAATGAATGTGTCACCACATACCAATAATTCCTGTCAAAAAAAGGCATGTCAGCGCTTGGCCCCTCCTCGCTATCAGAAAACGGACTGCCCCTCGATTGGAGCGTGGTGGAGAGACTTCAGCCAACAGAGGAACTGACCTTTGCCAATGCCCGAGATGACACCACCGCTCACGAGGACGACACGCATTTTGAATATGGATATCGGCCGGTACTGGATATTTGAGCTGATGGTTGCTAGGGATCGTGAGAGTTTGGTGCCAAGAGATATACCCTCAAAAAATTTGAGAAGGGAGGACGGCAGAAAAAGGTACCCTTTTGAGCGTCTGGAGGCGCGCACTTTTTTGTGGGGCAAGCGTTTTTTTGGTTTCAAACTCCACGGTGCCGGTGGAGCGAGAAGGTGAGACACGAGAGTCACGGCAGGCAGAGAGCACTTGACTTCCAGGCAACATCCTGTCGTGATTGGCTGGGTATAGGCTTAGGATGCTCTCATATACAACATCGAAGTGAAATGAGTCTTATCATTGCTCTGCCGTTGCTGCTCCATTGCTCTCTTCGTGGTGATTGCCTGGGATGGTAGGTGGTATCCAGTCCCAGAGCTAGATCAAAAACTCACACATGCTCTCGAACAGTGGCTGGAGCGAGCCTCGACAACTAGAGTTGCCGCAAGAGCATAAGGTTCAACTCAACTAGTACTTATTCTCCAGAGggcttgggtttgggtttaATCACCTCGTATCCCAGCATCTGCCGCTGTCCGGAAAGGTCAGCAAACCTCTCCAGTCCATGCCCCTCTCGAGTCTCGACTTACAAGAAGAGAGAAATTCTGGaatcaaccccgccaaaccTTGATGGTCGAGCAGGGTGGTCTGTGCTCACCCGGTCCCAGCAGTGTTCTGCCAAGCCATCTGCGGCTGCCTTTTTAGCGGGTCCCTTTGTCATCCATGCCCGCTGCCAGCCGTCGCCATTGATCACTCCAAGTTCTTTGACAGAGGTTAACTTTTGGCATTGACAACGAACAACCACCGACCACTACCCAAGTATCGACGACCACTTCTCTCATATCCGCCGCCGACCGGGTTCAACCAAGGAATTTTCGGAGATCGATCGATTTACGCCAGAATCTCGCTGCCGATTACTCTGTCGCGCCGCCATCTTCAGTCGCGCTCTTGATGACGACTTGAGCCATCGATTGCATCTTTCTTTCGCGGGCCTCCTCCGTGCTACCATCGGCGCTTTGACGCGCCTTCTAGTCTTCCACTCATCCCATCGAGTTTCACAAGTCACCACACAATGAGCgcgccacagcagcaaccgcctgggcctccccgtcccccagGCGCTGCCCCAACCTTCATCCGCCGCAAACCCAACACAGACCCCTTGAGAGCGAGAGTAAAACCCAGAGCCAAACCCCTCCACGCCTTACCCCCAAAGGGCAAAGAGGCCAAAAGGCTGGTCGACTCCTCCGGCGAGCTCGACAAGGAAATCGAGAGAGAATACGCCAGCAAGGTCGAGCAGCTGCGTCAACAGCGCGCACGGCATGGTGGCTGGTCAGATCAACCCGCCGGCAGCGTCCAGGAGTTCCCTCTTGTCCTCACCAAGAAGGCTTTCCGCGAAGGAATTCGCCACCATGTCATGCGGTTGCACAAGCAGATGGGCGGAGCAGAAGTCGACATTGATTTGTTGAATCAGGACCAATTTCCCCGACCCGTCACATTGCACCGTCGCGACCCGCGCCTTCCTCCCGCTTATCGGATGGCTATGAAGCAAGACGATGTCCCAATGGACCCCGAGCAGCAAGCTGAGATGGACCGCATCCAAAAGATGAAGGCTGACAAGGAGGCCCAACGGGCCCTTGATCAAGCCCAGATGGCCCCGGTCATTAAGGACAACAACCCAAAGCCGAAGACAaacaccaagaaggagaaagcTTCCGCCTTTTACGGCAAGCACTCCGACGCCCACAAGAAGCAGTCCGGCCTGCGCTACGAGGAGACACTTCCATGGCATCttgaggatgccgagggCAAGGCCGGCGTGTGGGTTGGCTCTTATGTGGCCGGTCTTTCAGACAGCAACGTCGCGTTCGTTATTGACGGTGCGCGTTTCCGCATGATCCCCTTGGAGCGGTGGTACAAGTTTGACGAGAAGCCAAGATTT
The window above is part of the Podospora bellae-mahoneyi strain CBS 112042 chromosome 3, whole genome shotgun sequence genome. Proteins encoded here:
- the URA7 gene encoding CTP synthase ura7 (EggNog:ENOG503NU1Q; MEROPS:MER0437468; BUSCO:EOG092620EL; COG:F); this translates as MRVVLVSGASSSGLLLKTAGLKVTAIKIDPYLNVDAGTLGPLEHGECFVLADGGESDLDLGNYERYLDIQLTRDNNITTGKVYQAVIEKERRGDYLGRTVQVVPHIVQQINDTIERVAKIPVDDSGATPDVCIIELGGTIGDLESGPFVEALVQLRHKLVRDPESSFFNIHVSFVPLIHGEEKTKPTQHAIRQLRSSGLVPDLVACRCDASLDDATIKKIAFSCQVDLDQVIGVHDMETIYQVPVLLEEQGLLTLLHKGLQLDKIPLDASRKEEGAKLWDLWKKTIDVPKDLQPVQLALVGKYTSHMDSYLSVVKALEHASMHLKRKLNLINVDSEHLEEAMLKKDPSKYKDAWAVLESVQGIIVPGGFGNRGIEGMIATAKFARQKKIPYLGICLGLQVAVIEAVRDLLSRPNATSEEFDNNAEHKAVIFMPEGSKEKMGGTMRLGTRPTLFQAGTEWSKLRGLYGGVEVTHERHRHRYEVNPDMVDELESKGFHFVARDDVGNRMEAFELKDHPYFVGLQAHPEYRSKVTRPSPPFLGFVASSAGLLDKVLKEIAEEKVVVNGHHF
- a CDS encoding hypothetical protein (EggNog:ENOG503NXFJ; COG:D); the encoded protein is MAQPPPPSGQPGQGLEDRFGNMTIASQGPSTAGPQQQGVIAETQVVVDASGQKRQKRLNQSQRRELAAQLTIPIDPRPLVPPPPVFQPQILPQPVSRHQNQHQHQHQPQHQHQWQNSQHYQNQQPFNQQQRGGHGHQSRGSGGRGGGHWQGQRANHRPQGNGRGVLQEEAPAYRPHLATFLPPNQRQGGGSGGGQPHGWPQAQGPEGNDGVLQGEAPAYRSHSATFLPPDPGQGGVPFTQTRHQVSRSYQGPKQMNPPAEQYPMDVITPALPSPVRPDLQSPRFRNQPPHPHRHQTVGSGSAFSITREVLAQAQHLENICNEVVANAEINPAEIQEKEAFRVRIEQVVRDVITNFENEKAGEPWFPRESVQLKCFGSLMSGFATKDADMDLGLFAPLLDPQPEASGSPIPRLIEKAFLDMGLGARLLTRTRVPIIKICEKPPEELRVALLKEREDWEKGTVEAEVDVEDTHDEVEPIRGAEEAQPPPAPGSESQQPARVVEESEAVSTPKQLLESLKQDGRSLTNYHNAAKKVLRKLGGYDITHTNVSSMTPEWIEPLNRVCLAFARGVANEKVREALLNSRNLNEHELLTLKLPRTLLGVLFQIEGEILAQSWEDRPVQEKDDNLERRSFATLARWRDLMHRSNVGQDPLTYQKEVQNYVETLKRIPSLALLHLAQMPHEPVVAFHKRANQLLVELGGCDESSTGDTILPIVIRHYINGIWNSEVREQVDEFSKFPYASTLGAVAKRHKSLQLALDYERCLQKGQYQEPAASLVRCYVALLRGPMTKNDKTGELAVPLPDESDELMATIKQLGDPAIEPPNQPRDLHRDRLEFPKSNIGVQCDINFSAHLAVENTTLLRCYSLCDPRVRPLILFVKHWAKVRQINSPYRGTLGSYGYAIMMLHYLINVARPFVVPNLQLLGPSGQPPQMCKGYPIHFWRDEAQIERLAKGNELTMNRESLGMLLRGFFEYYAHNNHRTGKGFDWGRDVICLRRQGGFMSKVEKGWTGAKTVVESPAGGVLSPGGGGSGVGTPGGGGGGEVKEVRLRFLFAVEDPFETDHNVARTVTHQGIVKIRDEFRRAWGIIRGKEEGELLEDVGEVERKRARKEFEGLLGELHGGLL